GAGtcctcgaccttctcgtTCAAGGTGTCCAACTCAAACGTCGCCGATCTGGCTACCTTGGCTGATCCCAACGAGTTGTTTTTGCCGGGGGAGAGGCAAAACAACCTCGCCATGTCGTCCTCGCCCGTTCCTCTCCTCAGACCACCAGTACCTGGCAATCGCGGCAACGGACCTCGACCTCCAAAACTCACGCTGGGCATTCCTCCATCCCCGAACAGCAGACCCGTCGACGGGAATGGCGTCGgccccgccgccgcagctCCCGAAGCTCCCCAGCCTCAGCGACCGTCTACTCgtcccgctcctcctcaacTGCGACTTGCGACCCCCATGGGCAGCAGCTCGGATGTGCCCCAGGAAGTGCCTCGACTGGCCAATGGCAGACCAGCCCCTCCGCCTCTGGCAACCACGGGGTTGAATGAATCAACCGGACATTCGAGATCCAGCAGTTTTACGTACCTGGATGGAAAAGCTAGTGGCCCGGCGTCCGCATCGTCGTCGAATTACTCTGCACTCTCATTCGCCATGGGTCTCCGGCAACCGCATGGCAGCACTCCAGATCCCTCGTCTGCGATCAGCTCGGTGTACTCCGACAGGGAGGGAGGTGTGCAGATGGAGCGCGATAACAGCGTCAACGGACTTCTTCCCGATTTGGATAAGTTGAGTCTGGAAAAGGGCAGGCCCCTCGACGttgatgatttggatgatgaaggttGGCTGGCTGCAAGTGAGCAAAAGAAGATTATTGAGTTGGGTAGTCTGGGTGAGGGCGCTGGTGGTGCCGTCACACGATGCAAGCTGAAGGACGGCAAGACCGTCTTTGCCCTGAAGGTATCTAACCACATTTCTGAATCGGGAGATTTCTCCATGCTAATTAATACGATcacttctccagatcatcACGACCGACCCCAACCCAGATGTGAAGAAGCAGATCGTTCGAGAACTCAACTTCAATAAAGACTGTGCGTCAGAGCACATCTGCCGCTACTACGGCGCTTTCATGGACAAGTCGACGGGAACAATCTCAATTGCGATGGAGTTTTGCGAAGGAGGAAGTTTGGACAGCATTTacaaggaggtcaagaaaTTGGGGGGCCGAACAGGAGAGAAAGTACTCGGCAAAATCGCCGAAGGTGTTCTGAATGGCTTGACATACCTACATAGCAGGAAGATTATCCATCGAGGTAAGCTCGCTTCTTTCAGGGATTTGTGCAATCGGCTGACTAGGTCAGATATCAAACCCTCAAACATTCTCCTGTGTCGAAACGGCCAAGTGAAGCTCTGTGACTTTGGCGTCAGCGGCGAATTCGGGACCAAGGGAGACGCCAACACATTCATCGGCACATCTTACTACATGGCTCCCGAACGAATCACCGGCCAATCCTACACCATTACATCTGACGTTTGGTCCCTTGGTGTGACGCTGCTGGAGGTTGCGCAGCATCGTTTCCCGTTCCCTGCCGATGGCACCGAGATGCAGCCAAGAGCCGGATTGATAGATCTTCTTACATACATCGTTCGCCAACCCATCCCCAAGCTGAAAGATGAGCCCGAAAACCGTATTCGCTGGTCCGATAACTTCAAGTACTTTATTGAATGCTGGTATGTATACTCTGCTATGGACGAATGGGGCTAGAGTTGACTTTGTCCTAGTCTCGAAAAGGAACCTCCACGAAGAGCTACACCATGGCGGATGCTGGAACATCCCTGGATGCTAGACATGAAAAATAAAAAGGTCAACATGGCCAACTTCGTCCGGCAGGTGTGGGGCTGGCAAGATTGATTCCCCCAGTCCTGGACTCTCTGCAGATTTCAGCCTTCATTAGATCTGTTTCATTCCCCTAATCACCACCCACCGACCGCAGCATTTGATTTAATCTCATCTATAATAATGCCCTTGCATATAATTACGGTCTCTCCTTCAACGCTTAACAAGTGGCTGGGCCTTCTTGATTGACCAGGATGTCAAAAGCACACGAAAACTTGCATTATGACAACGTTCATTACCTCTCATTGCAACGCCATTCCTTTGGGTGAAACAGTCGGAGTTGaacattcttcttcttggtttccACTTTCTCATTCCTATCTTTCCGCAATGTTTCTTTAAGATTTGACAAGAGAGTTCGAAAGACATCTGCTGGCGAGCAGCAGTGCTGACGCTTTTCCATGGATGCCGAACGGGATTGTCGGGACTCGATCTCTTTGTGAATTTCCAAGTTTTCAAATGTCGGCTCAGACTGATCCTTcttgagcagctgcatcTCTCTCTGTGTGTGTGCTTTTAGTACCTACCTTATGTTCTTGTTCCATGCCTGTCTTTCAATGAGAATGTACATTGGCGCCATCAAGTCAAGTCAATACTGAAAAATCTCATTCCTCTTCTACCGATTGACATTACATTAGTCAGATCAATAGCTCATTGACATTTCCGTTACCTTGTAACTGATGTGACAACAATGCCTCAGGTGGTATCTCGAATCATGATCGCAATGTTGCAATGTTAGGAAATGTAACGGAGTAGAAATACTACTGGGAAAGTAGTGGATGCCAGATGTACCCTAGCAATCTGGAGATAAAGGTGACTTGGAGGTGTCACTCTTCGGCGTGTACAGCTTTCAGTGGGTTGACGAAGGTGCCCCGTTTCTCAGGCAAGGGACACTTTTGAGTATGAGGTGACATAAATCATTTCATTATTCTCACTGCGATAGACAACACTATGTATATGACTAGAGTATTCTAGCACCGTGATAAAATGCATAGAGTGAAAAAGGATCAAAGTCAAACGACAATTTCAGGTCTCAACGCTAATAAGGCAAAGAGGCGGATCAACGCCATGTCATCATAGGCAAACAAACATCACAAGCTCAGCCGAGAGCTGCAGGCGAAATGCAAAACGAAAGAAGACGGACATTACGATCGGTTGACAGGCTGCGCACCGAGAACCCAGCCGATCCCGCTTGCCAGCCCGCCCGTCACCATGTTACTGACCATGTCTCTCTTGCGGACTCGGCCCTCCTGCGACTGCGGGCTAGATTCCTCATGGCCGTCGCGCGCTGGTCGCGACAGTGTCATTTCGTCCGGCGAGGTGGCTGCCGAGGCAGCGCTGCGTAAGGGGAATGCGTTCTTCTGCAGGGCGAGGGCGGCTCCCCGGGCGACTTCGAAGAGGCCCATGGGTGCGTCTTCGAGGTGGGAACGGTGTCGTTGGGCGCGGACGCGTCGGGCGTGTTGCTGCCGCGTGTCAAAGGCGTCCTGTTCCGTGTCTGTTGGGCCGAAGCCTCCGGGGAGCCTCGAGAGGCTGTCGCCCTTGTCATCCcatatctcttcttctgcgtTTTCCTGGGCGCGGAGGACgttcatctcctcgtcgcagCGACGCCAGGCGCCGAGAATCTCTGGGAGAAGGTCAGGATATGGAACGATAGTGAGCGCCAAAGAAAGGAGCTCCATGCGCTGTGAAAGCTGGGTGATTTGGGCTTGCAGGGACGGCTCAGGGGTGGAAATAGGGGGGCGGTAGCGGCCCGCGTTGTAGACGGCACGCCAGGAGATGTCGTCTTTGACCTTCGGATTCGTGAGGGGCGAAGCGGTAGGTAAAAGTGAAGGGGGTGTGAGACGAGTGAGGATGTAAGAGTATGCGGTGCCAAAGTCGTTTGAAGCAAGGGCGGATGAAATGGCCAGAGACATGACGCGCCGCTCGGCTGTGACCACTGCATCTTCCCGCGACGTAGGAGTGGCACCGAAATGCGATTCATGGCTTTCGGAGGCACCAGTCGGCAGCCCAGCCTCGACTAGGTTGCGTCCAATGGATAGTAGGTCGTCGAGTTTTGTGTAGCTCTTTGGATTCTGATCGAGCACCTTTTCAATCAAGGAGAGGGGATCGGGGTGGACCCGGATGCTGACCGGCTGAAAGGGAACGCCATGCTGCAAGGTTAGAGAGTAGAAAGACAGAGCGTGAGTAGCTGCGATGAGCGCCTGGATTTGTTGCAAGGTTACGGAAGTCGGGAAATGTGGTTGGAATGCTTGTAGACTGGTACCGTAACAAAGCCTGTCAGTTGAGTATCTGGAAAGGAATCCCATGAGACTCACATCTCATAAGCCCTCTTCATCCCCCCTCGCGTCCTATTGCCGTTGCTCGCGTTGTCATAGGCCGCAAAGATAGCGTCTTGAACCGTGCGTTCGACCTGGTTCGAATCCAGAGGAGCCGGGTCAGACCTGGTGTAAATATCCACAGCCAATTGGTATTCTTGAGTCAATCAGCAAATTTCAAGTGAGAAATGAGCACTTTTTGCGATTTACCTTTGGCTTCCAACAGGGCTCTCAGCACCTCTGTTTCAACAGTATCCTGGGGGACCTTCCAAAACAGTCCGTGACAGGACGGACGATCCACTGTGTGCTCAGACTGTTTCGCCTGCCAATCGCGAAGCCATAGCAGTTGTTTACGAACCTTCTTCCAATCACGACCAGGAGTGACCTGCTTGGCAACCGAACCAACCGTACTGCGAAGCTCTGCAAGTTGCATGTCCTCGGTGCTGTGCAAGCACAGGTTTGCAGCTTGCCTGCAGGGTATTGAAACGCCCATTCCATGCAGCACCTGCAAAGAGAGAAGTAGTGCGCTCAAGAACGAGACCGACGAAACAGACGGAAGCGTCAACGGATTCGAACTCAGTAGTAAGGCATTTTGTAACAATGTGACTCTTGATGTGGACGGGATCTCGCCCGCATCGAAAGTCACCGAAGGGAGCGCTGAATCCTTGTGGAGAACAAACAGAGAGTCCTGGAGATTGAGTAACTGAGCCACCCTCGCAACAATCTGCATTGAACCTTCCAGAGAGGAACTGCTCGTATCAGGGTTTGCGTACACAACGGCAAGGCCAGTCTGGCCATACCGAGTCCGCATTTCGGTCAATTCGTCCTGTGTTGGTTGTTGATTCTCCTCTTCGTAGCCTCCAAGGTCCACATCCCCGGGCCCATCCCAATGAACAAAGGCGTTGACTGTAGTATCATGTTCCACCAAGCTATGCGACAGCAGCCATTCATTTACCTGTTGCCATATAGAATCTGTTGTCGTCTTCGGGCGGTGGTTGTCCGGGGAAAGGGATATCGCACTCTGATTTGCAGCCTCACTGAGCCTGCGCCGTTTCGCACGATTGCTGCCATAGATCCACGCACCCACCAGTCCACGGAGGTTCCTCGCGATGTCCatcttgtcttttcttgGACTCGTCATAGAGAGCAGAACGTTGACCGCGGTTGCATCGTCCATCGACTCTAATGTATTCAGGGAAAACATCTCATCCTGGCTCGGGTAATACTCGCAGTTCAATCGGAGGAGCGGCAGAATGCTTGAAATCAACCACGTGCGCACTGTGGTCGAGCGTTGGTAGAATggcagaagaaggtcaaggataAGTGGCTGAAGACCGGTCTCGGAATCTATGCGATGCGACCGATGGATAAGAAATTGAGTTAAGAGGTCAGAAGGCTCGCTATCCTCGTCATCAGGGTGTCTCAGCGGCAGTAGACGAAGCTTCCGGACTCGTTTTCTCGCAACAGTCTCGGGAAGGTCTTGGACGGCAGATACATCAACGTCACCTTCAGTCGGCCCGATCGAGGAACCGGACACTAGTTCTTGAAGCACAGAGGTATACGCCTGCGGCTCTATGCTCTCCGGAAGAAAGGTCAAGATAATGCGCAAGAGACGCTCCAAGGATAAATAGCTGGGAAATTGGGCGTGGAGGAGTGGCAGATGAACGACATTGCCAGTGGCACAGAACTGCGTTGCTAGAAGAATCGCATGAGCACCAGATATCGTTGCAGAAATCGCCATCGCGAGTCAGACTCCATGAAATGTGGTCTCATGTCACAATCTTGTCGATGCTTCTCCCAATCGAAGACGTAGACGTCAACGGGGACAACAGGCGGGCGCTCGGACCACCTGGGCGGAAACAGGCGAATCGTTGCTTGACTAAGACAAAGTCGCATCCTCACCTCCGCTGTTCTAACCCGCAGTCCTCTGCAGTCCAAGTCCTACGCTCACGCCCTCAGCGACACAATGGCCTCTGGTTTCGGTCTCAATGGCGGTATGTGGTGCCCTTTTTTGTGACTTTTGAGTTGCGAAACCGCCTCAATCGATGATTCTCGGCGGTCACGATCGCTGGACTTCCATCATGCGGACTCCCCGGCTAATACTCCCGTGATTGTCCAGGTCCCTCGCGCTGCTACGGTTTTTGGCAGGAGGTTCTAGGATGCTACGTCGTCAATGCCGGAGAGGGTGAAGCcggcaagaagaagtgcaTGCCCGCTCTGGAGGATTACTATGAATGCCTGCACCACCGGAAAGAGGTACGCCCGTTGCTCCCGGGAGTTCTTCGGTTCGATTTGCAATGGACTGCTATTTTGCGATATTTGGAACTCTAAATACTAGTGTGATGGTCTGACTTTGGTGTCTAGGCTCTCCGAACGATGAAGATGCAGGCCGCCTACCGCAAGGCCGAGGCCGCACATCCCCGTGAGAATGCACCCAAGGCAGAACAGATTCGCAGTTTGGGTCTGTTagggaaggaagaagaagcgtctGCGTTGCTGGCCAAGTCATAAGAGGGGAATTGTACGCATATCAAGGGGTGCAGTTACACGTTTGTTGTCTTTATACTACTATCAGTCATGCTGTCGCTTTACCAAATGGAGTCTCCAACTGTACAGAAACAAAGCGTCCGGTTTCCGTCTCTGCCACTTACGAACTTTGAGCTTAATGCATCTTCAGTGGGATGTCTACGCTTAAGAGATTCACTTTTGTTTCAGAAGTCGGGCTCAAGTGTCATCGACGGTGCTTCACGGAGGATGGAAGATTTATGAGGTAAATCCCGGCCTAATATTCAGCGAAATGGTTGGCTTATATGCATATCTTTGCGACTGTATGAGGTGAATCTCATAGAGCAAGTTATCCCAGTGAATGCTGTCCATCTGCGTAGAGTGCAGAATGCGAGCGAAACGAGGTCGAGTTGATGTGACTAGAGAGAACTGAATCAACAAAACACCTGAATCCATTAGTTAATGAACTGGCGGTTTCTCTAGAGTAGTCAGAGTCTAGTAGGCCATCGAGACACGTAGTACTGTATACCTTGGGCCTTGAGAACTGTTCGTACCTGAGGTCAAACATCTTGAACGTTGCATGGTACGGAATTCCTGCCTTAGTATTGTCAACCATGACACCTGACTTGTCAACCTGAGGTATCTTTCAAGTGATCAACGCAATGCAAGTATGCACAT
The DNA window shown above is from Aspergillus fumigatus Af293 chromosome 1, whole genome shotgun sequence and carries:
- the mkk2 gene encoding dual-specificity mitogen-activated protein kinase kinase; its protein translation is MSSSPVPLLRPPVPGNRGNGPRPPKLTLGIPPSPNSRPVDGNGVGPAAAAPEAPQPQRPSTRPAPPQLRLATPMGSSSDVPQEVPRLANGRPAPPPLATTGLNESTGHSRSSSFTYLDGKASGPASASSSNYSALSFAMGLRQPHGSTPDPSSAISSVYSDREGGVQMERDNSVNGLLPDLDKLSLEKGRPLDVDDLDDEGWLAASEQKKIIELGSLGEGAGGAVTRCKLKDGKTVFALKIITTDPNPDVKKQIVRELNFNKDCASEHICRYYGAFMDKSTGTISIAMEFCEGGSLDSIYKEVKKLGGRTGEKVLGKIAEGVLNGLTYLHSRKIIHRDIKPSNILLCRNGQVKLCDFGVSGEFGTKGDANTFIGTSYYMAPERITGQSYTITSDVWSLGVTLLEVAQHRFPFPADGTEMQPRAGLIDLLTYIVRQPIPKLKDEPENRIRWSDNFKYFIECCLEKEPPRRATPWRMLEHPWMLDMKNKKVNMANFVRQVWGWQD
- a CDS encoding secretory pathway Sec39 family protein → MAISATISGAHAILLATQFCATGNVVHLPLLHAQFPSYLSLERLLRIILTFLPESIEPQAYTSVLQELVSGSSIGPTEGDVDVSAVQDLPETVARKRVRKLRLLPLRHPDDEDSEPSDLLTQFLIHRSHRIDSETGLQPLILDLLLPFYQRSTTVRTWLISSILPLLRLNCEYYPSQDEMFSLNTLESMDDATAVNVLLSMTSPRKDKMDIARNLRGLVGAWIYGSNRAKRRRLSEAANQSAISLSPDNHRPKTTTDSIWQQVNEWLLSHSLVEHDTTVNAFVHWDGPGDVDLGGYEEENQQPTQDELTEMRTRYGQTGLAVVYANPDTSSSSLEGSMQIVARVAQLLNLQDSLFVLHKDSALPSVTFDAGEIPSTSRVTLLQNALLLSSNPLTLPSVSSVSFLSALLLSLQVLHGMGVSIPCRQAANLCLHSTEDMQLAELRSTVGSVAKQVTPGRDWKKVRKQLLWLRDWQAKQSEHTVDRPSCHGLFWKVPQDTVETEVLRALLEAKEYQLAVDIYTRSDPAPLDSNQVERTVQDAIFAAYDNASNGNRTRGGMKRAYEILQAFQPHFPTSVTLQQIQALIAATHALSFYSLTLQHGVPFQPVSIRVHPDPLSLIEKVLDQNPKSYTKLDDLLSIGRNLVEAGLPTGASESHESHFGATPTSREDAVVTAERRVMSLAISSALASNDFGTAYSYILTRLTPPSLLPTASPLTNPKVKDDISWRAVYNAGRYRPPISTPEPSLQAQITQLSQRMELLSLALTIVPYPDLLPEILGAWRRCDEEMNVLRAQENAEEEIWDDKGDSLSRLPGGFGPTDTEQDAFDTRQQHARRVRAQRHRSHLEDAPMGLFEVARGAALALQKNAFPLRSAASAATSPDEMTLSRPARDGHEESSPQSQEGRVRKRDMVSNMVTGGLASGIGWVLGAQPVNRS